From the genome of Treponema peruense:
CGAAGATACAGTCAACAACAACACGGAGATCCACACTTTTTTCTTCTATATAATCATCAAGATCGTAAGCAGAAATTATCTGAATTCCGGCAAGAAGTGCACGCTGTTTTTCAAGTACGCACATAGCCGATGAAGCTTCGCAAACTTCGCAGACTGTTACCGCAAGCTCATGTCCTGCAAGACGCCGCGCAAGGGCAAAACCATCGGCTCCGTTGTTCCCCGATCCTGTAAGAATAAGAACGGCTGCCCTGTTTATGTAAAAGCCCGAAGGATTTTTTTCATGCGGAATGAGTGCACGCTCAAGTTCAGAAGCGGCATTTTCTATCATTATGTCTTCTGTAAGACTGAATTTTTCCCTTGCATATTTGTCCAAAACACGTGTATCGCTAAAAATTTTCTGCATGCATACATTATAAATGCAAACGGAATTTTTTGAAAGGTTCCCACAGGTTTTGTGTCCGCGGACCGGTTTGTGCAAAGGCGCTTTGTCCAGACATTCTGCCGTAAATTGACATAAAGTCTGCGCTTTTATAAAATAGGAAAATGTTAAGAAAACTAATTTTTGCGCTTTTGACTTTTGCCTGCGGTTCTCTGACTTTTGCATTTCCTTTTCTATTTTTTGAACCGCCTGAACTGCGCATCCTTGAAAAAGCCTATCCCGATATTGTATTTGAAAAAGAATTCGACAAAGAAAAAAACGACTGGAAAATTCTTCTTAAAGTTCCCGGAATAAAAGAAAATAAAATTCTTTACTGGAGTGAAGGCCGCCTTCTTCCCGAAGCTGAACTCAAAAATACCGAAAAGTACTGGAGCATTTTGTACAGTTACCCGAAAAAACTTCTGGACCCTGCTGACATGACAGAAGAACAAAAAGAAAAGCTCAAAAACTTCAGTTCACGGGGCAACAGAAGAAACGGTGCCGGAACGCCCATGTTTTTCTTTGATGCAGTTTACGATTCTTCTTCACGTGCAAAACTCGAGCCGCATATAAGACGCACAACTTTTCTTGGCAAACCGGTAAATGTTCATGAAAGAATTGTTGAACCGCTTTCCCGTGTTGAACAGAAAATAAAAGTCAGTGCCGCAGCCGATGCCGGAGTAAAAGATTTTACAGACGGAATAAAATCTGCAGACGGATACTTATGGAGAATCATTGATGGCACAAACAGAAAATCTTTTCACAGTCTTGGAATCGCCGTGGACATTCTTCCAAAGCGTCTTGGCGGAAAAGAAATTTTCTGGAGCTGGGCACGGGACAAAAACCCTAAGGGCTGGATGCTTACCCCTCTTTCAAAAAGATGGATGCCGCCCCAAAGCGTAATTGAAATTTTTGAAAGCGAAGGTTTTGTCTGGGGCGGCAAGTGGGGAATCTGGGACAACATGCACTTTGAATACCACCCCGAACTCATTCTGTTTAACGGACTCTGATTTTACTCTGCGATATAGTCCAGACAGGTTCTGCTTTTTGTAAAAGGACGCACTTTTTCGTCGGCAACTTTTACATGCTCGGGATGAACAGAATACCCCTTGAGCGCAGCCTCGTCTGTAAACGAAGAGTCCAGCATAACATCTGCATTTGAAGATGCAAGAAGATTTACATTTACCTTAATGGAAATAAGTCCCGGAATTTTTCCTGCAAGGGATTCAAGTCCTTCTTTTATTTCTTTTCTTACAAGAGCTTTTTTCTGACTGTCAAGCTCATCTTTTAACTGCCAAAGTATTACGTGTTTTACCATAATTTGATTTTAGCATTTTTAACATTTTCTGTCATTAAAAAAAAGGACATGCAAAGCCCAAATAAATAATTTTATTCGGGCTTTACAAAGTTTTTAACTAATCAGCAGTTATTGTGTAAGTTCCTGTTGAATTTGAAACCCAATTTTTATTTTCAAGTCCAATGTAATAAGTTCCTTTTGGAAGGTATCCAGCACAAACTGTTTTGGTTGTTCCGTCTACTTTACCGGTTTGAGCAATCGGAGATGCAGAAGTACTTTCTTCAGAAGAAAGGTAGGCATAAATTGCTCCACCGCCTGAATTATCTGTAACTGACAGAGTTATTTTTGTTGTCCTGTCAAGTGTCAGTTTTTTTGTCAAACTGCTGCTGACATCATAAGATACATTATCAAAAATAGCTTTTGAATTACTGCATACTATGTCTGTTGTTACAGCCCCGGCAGTTGTATTTGCATTGTAGCCGATTACATATCCATAGTTTCCGTCCAATGCAGAATCATAATTTATATTAACTGTTCCGCCGGTAACAATAGTACCTGTTGTATCGTTGTAACCTGCAATTCCTCCTGTGTAAGGGGCTGTGCCTGTCGCAGTTACTTTAACTGAACTAACTGTAGGATTATCAATTTTTCCTGCATTTAAGGCTGCAATTCCGCCTGCATGTGAAACACCTGTTATTATTGTAGAAGTTGTACTTGAAGCATCCTGTTTTACTTCACAGCCGGTTATACTTGCGTAATTTTCATTTTTACCAGCAATTCCAGCGGCATACTTTGCGCTTACAGATGCGTTCGGAGTAAACAGTTTGCTTGAAGAAATTTCGTTGATGTTTATTCCTGTTATACCGCCTGCATAACCGCTGCTTCCTGCAGAAATTTTAATTGCATCAACTGTACAGTCGGAAATGTAACCATCATTCTGACCGGTAATTCCACCTGCACTCAAAGAAGAAGTTACAGTAGTTAAAGTTGCGTTTCCTCCGGCATAGCAGTTTTTAATGTAACCATAGTTGTTGTATCCTGCAATTAGTCCGGCACAATTTTTTGCTGTAACTGTAGTTCTTTCTACATTTACAGAATCAATAGTGCCCGAGTCAATTTTTCCTGCTACTGCACCTGCGTAATCACATTTTATTGAACCGAAAGCTGAGTTTTTGATAATCAGGGATTTAACTGTTCCACCAAGAATTCCCAAAAAGCCGCTGTAAGTTTTTGTTTCGCCAGTGGAGGTATCTTTTTCAGAATAGAATTCTTTGACAGAAGTAATTGTCAGTGTTTTTCCGTTTCCGTCAAATGTTCCGCTGAATGTACCCGGCACGCTCCAGTCAGAAATTGTTACGTCTGCAAGAAGTTTTGCATCTTTGTAAGAAATTTCATCTTTTGCATAAGAGAAGAATGCGCGCAGTTCGTCTGCAGAAGAAATTGTGTATATTGAAGTTGCAGTATCGTATGTTACCCACTGAGCATAAAGAGTTGTGTCACTATCCAGCACCGGAGTATCTCCTGCTGAATATCTTGTTCCGCTTCCGTCAGCATTTGTATTCCATCCGCAGAATTTTTTGCCTTCAGGCGCGTCAAATGTACAATCTTCTATTGAAGAATTTGGATTAAACTTTTGTACTGTATCTGCAGAAGCACTTCCATTTGCGTTGTATGTTACAGAATATGAATAAAGTTCATAAAAGCCTGAAAAAACTTCTTCAAAATTGATTGTGGTTTTTGCACCGGCTTTTACTATTGCATAAACAGGAACAGTTAAAGATTCACCGGTTGTAGTATTTTCCATTACAGCTTTTATAAGTGAATTTTGTGGTGCGAGCAATTCTGAATAAACATAGCACTTTAAGTCGGTGTCATATGTAACTTCTACCGCCTCTGATGTTCCGACAGAAACTGTAAACTTAAGAGTAGTGTATTGTTCTACTGAAGGATAATACAAGTAAAGCAATCCTGTCGCAGTTTCATCTGTCACAGCCATAATAAAATTCAGTTTTGTTGTTATTCCATCCTGAATGCTTATATTTGAAAGTGTTGAAGAAAAAGCTGCGCCATAACATTTTGCACTGAGCGTAAAATCGTAAGCCGTTGCATCAAGTTCAATAACTCCGCTGTCACGCATTATGTCAGCATAAGTTTTGTAAGTTTTGTAAGAAGTCATCTCTCCTGACATTGCACTTTTCTTTCCTTTAAGTTCAATGTCTGTAAAGGCAGTTTTGTCATATTTTGGAAAAGCTGTTCTTTCATTTCCTTCTTCTTCAAAAGAAATTCCTGCAAGTGTGATTCCGGTTTTTCCTGTTACGTTTTGCGACTGTTCTTCTTCAACTTCAAATGAATTTTTGCATCCGAAAATGGAAAGCATAAAAATTGAAGCAACCGCAAAAAATTTTATCTTCCTGTTAATTATCTTTCTCATATTTTTCCTCTCTTATTTATTCCGATTTTACATTTAGGTTTGCCATTACGGTATTTGAATACGTTGTACCATCTAAAGTATAAGTTGCCATAACTGTATGCGAACCGTCTTTAAGACCACCGATTCTATTTCTTACGCTGAATGTACTTCCTGAGCAAACAAAAGTTCCGTCCACATACCATTTTGTTGTATACATATCCGAAGTACCAAACTGTGTGCTAAGTTCCATAGTTGTTTCGTCATAAGTCAGTTCTAAGTCTGAATCACTTACAGATGGCAAATTTACTGTAACAGTCATATTTTTTGGAACCCATTGTCCGTAAAGATCGATTGAAGAAGAAGTTTTTGAGTTCAGGATTTCTTTCATGTCTGCTTTGTCTGAATAAGAAGTTCCGCTTCCGTCAGATTTTGTATTCCATCCGGTAAATTCATAAGCGTCACTGATTAATATTTTGTCCTTATTCAAAATTGTGTTTATTCCTGTTCTAAGTGTTTCGTAAAAGTAGGAAGAAACAGAATTCATTGTGTTGCTGTCATAAACTTTGAATTTATTGGAATTATTAAGATAATAATAAACACTTATGTAATTAGCCGTCCAGTCTGCTGTGACTGTGATTGTATCTGTTACCTGAACAGGCCGATAATCAGAAATCAAAGTATCATTTATTTTCCAGCCGTTGAATTTGTAGCCCTGTTCGCTTGGCACCGGAAGTTTTTGTGTTTCAAGGCTTCCGGTATAACCGTCTGTTGAAATATAGCTTTTATACTTTACAATCATTGTGTCAGAAACTGTTCCATGCTCGCTTACAAGATTTATTGTAACATCGGCATTAAGATCTTCTTCAAGAATTGCGTACAAAGTTATTTCTTTGCCGTCTTCTGCTGTAAGATTATAGAAAGAGTCACCGGCAGAATATTTTGTTCCAATTCCGGAAGCGTATGTATTCCAGCCTGAAAATTTGTAATATTTTTTTATAAGTGTATTTTCAGGAACAGTATATTCTGCATCGTATTCACAAACAATTGCTTCTGGTGCAGTTCCTTCATAACCGTTTGCGTCAAACTTTACTGTATACGAAATTGGTACAAGCTTTCCTTCAAGGACTGTATCTTCATTTACAGTCAGTGTAGAAAGATTTACCGCATTTTCATTTGAATACCAGTTGATTGCTTTATAACCGGTTGGAAGATGTTCTTTTGTAATTTTCTCTATTTCTGCAAGATTTTCTGCACTTAAAGTTTCATTTTCGTTTATAGGATAACTTGCGTATTCTGTGCCAAGAACAGAAAAAGTAATTCTGTAATCGCTCAAAAGATAAACGGCCTTGAATTCAATTGTTCTATCTGAAGCAAACACAAGTTCAGAAATATCATCACCTGCAGAATATTTTGTTCCATTGTATTCCCAACCGTCAGTTCTTTTGTAACCGTCTGGAACTGTAAAAGTGTTTTCGGGAAGAATGATTTTGTCGCCATAAACTGCACTGACTGCGTTAACTGTTCCGCTTCCTCCGTTGCTGTCAAAAGTGACGGTGTAGGTTTTTGCTGTCCATTTTGCTTTGAATGTAACATTCTGTGTAACTCTATAACCGGCAGCAAGTTTTGTTTCACCAGAATACCAGCCTTCAAAAGTGTATCCTTGTTTTGCGTCGGTAAGATCAATTCCTGCTATATCAGTTTCTGTAAACGTATAGCCTTCTTGAAAAACTTTGGACTGAACTTCGTTATTTTCTATTCCGATGTCAAAAGTGACGGTGTAGTTTTTTGGCTCTTCTACTTCCTGCTTACAGGCTGTTAAGAATGCAGCAAGAATTCCAATTGCAAAAAATATGTAAAACAATTTTTGTTTTTTCATAAAATCTCCCATATAATTAGTTTAGAACGGTTTCTATAACAACAAATTATACCCCCCCCCGAAAAGCATTTGTCAACACAATTCTTTTTACTTTTTTAACAAAAAGAAAATCAAAAAAACATGTTTCTCTTGACAGTAACATAAAAATATTGTATGTTACTTCTAATAGTAACGCTTCTTTTTATAGAAACATTACTTCTTTCCTTCTGGTGAGGTATTTATGAATTTTATTGTTGATGATGAAAATTTTATTTACACAAGTTTTTCAAGCGAGCGTTACACGCCGTATTCTTTGGCACGCAAAATCGGTGCAACTGCAATTCTGGAATCTGCAAGTTTTTCAAAAGGCCGCGAGCGTTATTCAATTCTAATGACACGCGAAGCATTCAAAATTATTCAGGATACAGATGGAATTGCATTTCTTGTTGATGAAAAAAGAATTCCGTTTGATACAACAAATGTAGAAAGCCATGATGCACTCGGAAGAAAAAAAACTGCAGATATTCTTGATGCACTTGTTTATGTAGCAAACCAAAGTAAGCGTCCTCTTCCCGGAAATGTTTGCGAAATTCCGATTCCGTCGTCGGGACTTGGTTACTTAAGTTATGAATTTGCCGCACGCTGTGACAATATAAAATTTTTTGAACAGAATGATGAACTTAAAATTCCTGAAAGCCTTTTTGTTACCGGACATTTTTACATTGTGTTTGACCACTTTACAGAAACAATGCATCTTTTTGGCCTTAACTACAATGAACACAAAATAGATCTTCACGACGAAGTGCAGAAACTTATCAAAAGAATCAACGATATGGATTTTTCTTATGTCGAAGAAGAAGAAAATAAATTTGAATATAAAATGTTGACCGATGCAGAAGAATCAAAACGTGAGTATATAGAAAAAGTATGTGCCCTAAAAAAAAGAATTATCGCAGGTGATTTGATTCAGGCTGTTCCGTCACGCCGCGTGCAGATTGAATGTGATGTTCCGGCACTTACAGTTTACGGAAAACTCCGCCGCGTTAATCCTTCGCCTTATCTTTTTTACATTGACTTCGGAAACTTTCAGCTTACGGGTTCTTCACCTGAAAGTCTTGTGCGCGTTCGTGCAGGTAAGGCAAGTATTCACCCGATTGCAGGAACAATTCACCGCGGAAAAAATGATGCAGAAGATGCAGAACTTATGCAGACTCTTTTGTCAAACCCAAAAGAACGTGCAGAACATCTGATGCTTGTAGATTTGGCTCGCAATGATTTGGGACGGGTTTGCAAAGAAGGAAGTGTAACTGTTCCGCAGTTTATGGAATGTGAAAAGTTCAGCCATGTAATTCACATTGTAAGCAACACAGAAGGTGACGTGCGTGATGATGTAGAAAGCATTCGTGTACTGCGTGCGGCTTTTCCTGCAGGAACTGTAAGCGGTGCTCCGAAGATTAGTGCAATGCAGATTCTTTCAGGGCTTGAAAAAAACAAAAGACGTTTTTATGCAGGTGCTGTAGGTTATATTCGTTCCAATGGCGATCTGGATTTTTGTATTGCAATACGAAGTGCGCTGTGTCAGAAAAAAGTTTGGACTCTTCAGGCAGGCGGCGGAATTGTTTACGATTCTGATCCTGAACGCGAGTACACTGAAACCTGTGAAAAACTCGGCGCACTGATTGACACTCTTACAAAATAATTTTTTGATTCTGCGGAGGAAAATATGATTCTTGTTATAGATAATTACGATTCTTTTACTTTTAATGTTGTTCAGGCTTTGGAATGTACAACAAAAGATGAAATTAAAGTTGTCAGAAATGATGAATATAAAATTGAAGAACTTGCTGCGCTTAAACCCGATTATCTGGTTGTTTCTCCGGGACCGGGAAATCCTTCACAGGCAGGTGTAAGCAAAGAAGCGATAAAATATTTTGCAGGAAAAATTCCGGTCCTTGGAATCTGCCTTGGTCATCAGTCGATTGCAGAAGCTTTCGGTGCAAAAATTGTTCAGGCAAAATTCATAAAGCACGGAATTGTAGAAGACATTGATTTGGACGGACGCGGACTTTTTAGAAATATCGGAAAAAGTTCAAAGTTTACACGCTACCACAGTCTTGTTGTAGATGAAAGTACACTTCCCGAAGAATTCGAAATTACAGCACGCGCAAAAGACGGCGACATTATGGGAATAAGACACAAGACAATGCCAATAGAAGGAATTCAGTTTCATCCGGAATCAATTGCAAGTGAAAACTGTAAAAAACTTTTCGCAGCATTTTTGCATTACAGGCGCGACAATCTTCCTGTTGCAGAATACCTGAACCAGATTGCTTCACATAAAAACTTAAGTGAAGAGCAGGCAAAAAATTTTATGGATTTTCTTACAGAAGGAAATCTTGATGAAAGACAGACGGCGGCTATTCTTACGGCGATTGCAGTAAAAGGACCTTCTGCTTCTGAATTGTGCGGTTGTGCAAAAGTATTGTGCCAGAAAAAAACTCCGCTTCCTTTAGACGGAACAAAACTTGCAGAAATTGTAGGAACAGGCGGCGACGGTAAAGGAAGTTTTAACATCAGTTCACTTTCTGCACTGACTGCTGCAGCCTGCGGTGTACCAATGGCAAAACACGGAAACAGAGCGGTTTCAAGCAAATCTGGAGCTGCTGATTTTTACGAAGCGCTCGGATTCAAGATTGACACAACACCTGAAAAAACTGCTGAACTTATAAACAAAACAAACTTTGGTTTTTTGATGGCACCGATTTATCATTCAGCAATGCGTTTTGCAGGACCGGTAAGAAAAGCACTTGGAATAAAAACCATAATGAATGTTCTGGGACCTCTTTCAAATCCTGCAGGAGCAAATTATGAAGTGCTTGGCGTTTACGATAAATCGCTTATAAGTCCTGTAGCAGATGCTGCAAAAATGCTCGGAGCAAAACGTGTTCTTGTTGTAAACAGTGAAGACGGTTATGACGAAATTTCCCCGTGTGCAAAAACACATGCCTGCATAATTGACGAAAAAAATCACAAAGTAAATTTTGTAATCGATCCGCAGAAATACGGAATTACAGACTGTGACGAAAGTGAACTTGCAGGCGGAACCGGAAAAGACAATGCGCAGCTTGCACTTGATGTGCTGAACGGAACTGGTCGTCGTACAATAAAAGAAGCTGTTGCACTCAATACAGGAGCCGTTCTTTATATAACAGGAAAAACTTCTACAATCAAAGCTGGTTATGAAATGGCAAAAACTGCTCTTGAAGACGGAACTGTTCTTGCAAAAATCAATGAAGTAAGGGCGGTAAGCAATGGCCTGTGAAAAAAATATTGTTGCACAGATTGTTGAACAGAGAAAAAAAGATATTGCAGAACGCGGCTATAATTTTGGTTATGAAATTCCAAAAAAAAGAGAGCGCCCTGTATTCCCTTTTATGCAGAACCGTGGTGTAATTCTTGAAGTAAAAAGAGCAAGTCCGAGCAAAGGTGATATTGCACCACAACTCAATGCAGCAAAGACTGCACTTACTTATGCTGAATGCGGTGCGTCTGCAATTTCTGTACTGACAGAAGAAAATTATTTCAAAGGTTCTATTGCAGATTTAATCGCCGTTTGCAAAGCGGTAAACAATGTAGCTGTTCTCAGAAAAGATTTTTTGATTGACGAAGAAGAAATTCAGATTGCGTATCTTTGCGGTGCAGATGCAGTTCTTCTGATTGCAGGAATTCTTGAAAAAGAAAAACTTGAATCAATGATAAAAAAATGTGCTTCACTCGGAATAAAAGCATTCTTGGAAGTTCGTACTTTAAGCGATGCAGAAAAAATCAATTCGCTTAAAAAATATTCAGACACAATTGTATGCGGAATAAATTCTCGTAACTTAAAAACATTTGACGTAGACACACTTGTTCCTGCAATGTACAAAAGTTTACTCGGAACGAAAGTTGTTTTTGAAAGCGGACTGTTGAGTTCAAATGCATGTACAAAAGCCGGCGAAATGGGATTTACAGGAATTCTTCTGGGAGAAGGTGCAGCCCGCAATCCTGATATGGCAAAAGAATTTGTAATAAGTTTTATGAATGCACAACAGAATGCAAACGGAATTTTCTGGACACGCGTTGCACAAAAAATTTATTCAAACAAAAAAAACAACCGTCCGCTTGTAAAACTGTGCGGGCTTACAAACTGTGAAGATGCAGTTTATGCAGCAAAAGCCGGCGCTGACTTCTGCGGATTCATTCTTTCTGAAGGATACAGCCGCAGCATAAGTTTGCAGACTGCAGAAGAATGCTGCCGCGAAGTAAAAAATATTTCTGATGCAATAACAGTTGCGGTTCTTACCGAATTAAAAAGCGAAAGGGCAAAAGCCGCAATCAATTTTGTAAAAGAAAATAAAATTAACTGCATTCAGGTTCATGGAATAGAATATAAAGAAGCAGAAAAAAATCTTGAAGGTATTCCGCATTATTACACAGTCTGCGGCGACGGTGAAAGTCTGGCAAAAAAAACAGAAGAACTTTCTTTTTTTGGTGAACCGCGTTTTATTCAGGATTCAAAAAATCACGGATACAAAAAACCTGCCAACGGTGAACACTGGCTTGCCGGCGGAATTACTCATGAAAATGTTCGCAGTCTTATTCAGAAATTCAATCCCGAACTGATAGATATTTCAGGCGGAACAGAAACTGTTACAGGAAAAAAAGATTACGGTAAAATAGACAGAATTTTTGAAAAAATTTCTTATGGAGAATAAATAAAATGAAAGAATCAACAGACGGATTTTTTAATGAATATGGCGGAAAATATGTTGCAGAAGTTTTGAGACGGCCTCTTGATGAACTTCAATCTGCATTCAAACATTACATGCAGGACAAAGAATTTCTTGATGAACTCAACACAATCCGCCGCGATTACATCGGAAGGGAAACGCCGCTTTATTTTGCTCCAACAGCAACAAAACTTTTGGGCGGTGCGCAGATTTACATAAAGCTCGAAGGACTTGCAAATACAGGCGCACACAAAATAAACAACGCAATCGGTCAGTGTCTTCTTGCAAAAAAAATGGGAAAGACACGCATAATTGCAGAAACAGGTGCCGGACAGCACGGAGTTGCAACTGCAGCAGCCTGCGCAAAACTGGGACTTGAATGTATAGTTTACATGGGCGAAGTTGATGTAAGACGCCAGCAGCCGAATGTTGCCGCAATGGAACTTTACGGTGCAAAAGTACGCGCGGTAACTTCCGGCAGCAGAACATTAAAAGATGCAGTAAACGAAGCAATGCGTGACTGGGCTGCAAATTTTGAAAACACACATTATGTTTTGGGAAGCGCACTCGGTCCCGCTCCGTTCCCTGACATTGTGCGCGAGTTCCAGTCCGTAATCGGTTACGAAGTAAAAGAACAGTGTGAACAGCGCGGAATAAAAATTGGTGCAATGGTAGCATGTGTCGGCGGCGGATCAAATTCAATAGGATTTTTCAGCCCGTTCATTAACAAAAAAGAACCACGCCTTATCGGGGCAGAAGCAGGCGGAATAGGACCGAATGTCGGTGAAAACGCCAGCCGCATGACAGGAAACGCAGCCCGCGACGGAATTCTTCAGGGATACAAAAGCCGCTTTCTTTTGGACGACGACGGACAGGCTTTACCAACGCGCTCAATCAGTGCAGGACTTGACTATTGCGGAATAGGAC
Proteins encoded in this window:
- a CDS encoding M15 family metallopeptidase translates to MLRKLIFALLTFACGSLTFAFPFLFFEPPELRILEKAYPDIVFEKEFDKEKNDWKILLKVPGIKENKILYWSEGRLLPEAELKNTEKYWSILYSYPKKLLDPADMTEEQKEKLKNFSSRGNRRNGAGTPMFFFDAVYDSSSRAKLEPHIRRTTFLGKPVNVHERIVEPLSRVEQKIKVSAAADAGVKDFTDGIKSADGYLWRIIDGTNRKSFHSLGIAVDILPKRLGGKEIFWSWARDKNPKGWMLTPLSKRWMPPQSVIEIFESEGFVWGGKWGIWDNMHFEYHPELILFNGL
- a CDS encoding Dabb family protein; amino-acid sequence: MVKHVILWQLKDELDSQKKALVRKEIKEGLESLAGKIPGLISIKVNVNLLASSNADVMLDSSFTDEAALKGYSVHPEHVKVADEKVRPFTKSRTCLDYIAE
- a CDS encoding InlB B-repeat-containing protein — protein: MRKIINRKIKFFAVASIFMLSIFGCKNSFEVEEEQSQNVTGKTGITLAGISFEEEGNERTAFPKYDKTAFTDIELKGKKSAMSGEMTSYKTYKTYADIMRDSGVIELDATAYDFTLSAKCYGAAFSSTLSNISIQDGITTKLNFIMAVTDETATGLLYLYYPSVEQYTTLKFTVSVGTSEAVEVTYDTDLKCYVYSELLAPQNSLIKAVMENTTTGESLTVPVYAIVKAGAKTTINFEEVFSGFYELYSYSVTYNANGSASADTVQKFNPNSSIEDCTFDAPEGKKFCGWNTNADGSGTRYSAGDTPVLDSDTTLYAQWVTYDTATSIYTISSADELRAFFSYAKDEISYKDAKLLADVTISDWSVPGTFSGTFDGNGKTLTITSVKEFYSEKDTSTGETKTYSGFLGILGGTVKSLIIKNSAFGSIKCDYAGAVAGKIDSGTIDSVNVERTTVTAKNCAGLIAGYNNYGYIKNCYAGGNATLTTVTSSLSAGGITGQNDGYISDCTVDAIKISAGSSGYAGGITGININEISSSKLFTPNASVSAKYAAGIAGKNENYASITGCEVKQDASSTTSTIITGVSHAGGIAALNAGKIDNPTVSSVKVTATGTAPYTGGIAGYNDTTGTIVTGGTVNINYDSALDGNYGYVIGYNANTTAGAVTTDIVCSNSKAIFDNVSYDVSSSLTKKLTLDRTTKITLSVTDNSGGGAIYAYLSSEESTSASPIAQTGKVDGTTKTVCAGYLPKGTYYIGLENKNWVSNSTGTYTITAD
- a CDS encoding InlB B-repeat-containing protein; amino-acid sequence: MKKQKLFYIFFAIGILAAFLTACKQEVEEPKNYTVTFDIGIENNEVQSKVFQEGYTFTETDIAGIDLTDAKQGYTFEGWYSGETKLAAGYRVTQNVTFKAKWTAKTYTVTFDSNGGSGTVNAVSAVYGDKIILPENTFTVPDGYKRTDGWEYNGTKYSAGDDISELVFASDRTIEFKAVYLLSDYRITFSVLGTEYASYPINENETLSAENLAEIEKITKEHLPTGYKAINWYSNENAVNLSTLTVNEDTVLEGKLVPISYTVKFDANGYEGTAPEAIVCEYDAEYTVPENTLIKKYYKFSGWNTYASGIGTKYSAGDSFYNLTAEDGKEITLYAILEEDLNADVTINLVSEHGTVSDTMIVKYKSYISTDGYTGSLETQKLPVPSEQGYKFNGWKINDTLISDYRPVQVTDTITVTADWTANYISVYYYLNNSNKFKVYDSNTMNSVSSYFYETLRTGINTILNKDKILISDAYEFTGWNTKSDGSGTSYSDKADMKEILNSKTSSSIDLYGQWVPKNMTVTVNLPSVSDSDLELTYDETTMELSTQFGTSDMYTTKWYVDGTFVCSGSTFSVRNRIGGLKDGSHTVMATYTLDGTTYSNTVMANLNVKSE
- a CDS encoding chorismate-binding protein yields the protein MNFIVDDENFIYTSFSSERYTPYSLARKIGATAILESASFSKGRERYSILMTREAFKIIQDTDGIAFLVDEKRIPFDTTNVESHDALGRKKTADILDALVYVANQSKRPLPGNVCEIPIPSSGLGYLSYEFAARCDNIKFFEQNDELKIPESLFVTGHFYIVFDHFTETMHLFGLNYNEHKIDLHDEVQKLIKRINDMDFSYVEEEENKFEYKMLTDAEESKREYIEKVCALKKRIIAGDLIQAVPSRRVQIECDVPALTVYGKLRRVNPSPYLFYIDFGNFQLTGSSPESLVRVRAGKASIHPIAGTIHRGKNDAEDAELMQTLLSNPKERAEHLMLVDLARNDLGRVCKEGSVTVPQFMECEKFSHVIHIVSNTEGDVRDDVESIRVLRAAFPAGTVSGAPKISAMQILSGLEKNKRRFYAGAVGYIRSNGDLDFCIAIRSALCQKKVWTLQAGGGIVYDSDPEREYTETCEKLGALIDTLTK
- a CDS encoding bifunctional anthranilate synthase component II/anthranilate phosphoribosyltransferase, yielding MILVIDNYDSFTFNVVQALECTTKDEIKVVRNDEYKIEELAALKPDYLVVSPGPGNPSQAGVSKEAIKYFAGKIPVLGICLGHQSIAEAFGAKIVQAKFIKHGIVEDIDLDGRGLFRNIGKSSKFTRYHSLVVDESTLPEEFEITARAKDGDIMGIRHKTMPIEGIQFHPESIASENCKKLFAAFLHYRRDNLPVAEYLNQIASHKNLSEEQAKNFMDFLTEGNLDERQTAAILTAIAVKGPSASELCGCAKVLCQKKTPLPLDGTKLAEIVGTGGDGKGSFNISSLSALTAAACGVPMAKHGNRAVSSKSGAADFYEALGFKIDTTPEKTAELINKTNFGFLMAPIYHSAMRFAGPVRKALGIKTIMNVLGPLSNPAGANYEVLGVYDKSLISPVADAAKMLGAKRVLVVNSEDGYDEISPCAKTHACIIDEKNHKVNFVIDPQKYGITDCDESELAGGTGKDNAQLALDVLNGTGRRTIKEAVALNTGAVLYITGKTSTIKAGYEMAKTALEDGTVLAKINEVRAVSNGL
- the trpF gene encoding bifunctional indole-3-glycerol phosphate synthase/phosphoribosylanthranilate isomerase, which produces MACEKNIVAQIVEQRKKDIAERGYNFGYEIPKKRERPVFPFMQNRGVILEVKRASPSKGDIAPQLNAAKTALTYAECGASAISVLTEENYFKGSIADLIAVCKAVNNVAVLRKDFLIDEEEIQIAYLCGADAVLLIAGILEKEKLESMIKKCASLGIKAFLEVRTLSDAEKINSLKKYSDTIVCGINSRNLKTFDVDTLVPAMYKSLLGTKVVFESGLLSSNACTKAGEMGFTGILLGEGAARNPDMAKEFVISFMNAQQNANGIFWTRVAQKIYSNKKNNRPLVKLCGLTNCEDAVYAAKAGADFCGFILSEGYSRSISLQTAEECCREVKNISDAITVAVLTELKSERAKAAINFVKENKINCIQVHGIEYKEAEKNLEGIPHYYTVCGDGESLAKKTEELSFFGEPRFIQDSKNHGYKKPANGEHWLAGGITHENVRSLIQKFNPELIDISGGTETVTGKKDYGKIDRIFEKISYGE
- the trpB gene encoding tryptophan synthase subunit beta, with product MKESTDGFFNEYGGKYVAEVLRRPLDELQSAFKHYMQDKEFLDELNTIRRDYIGRETPLYFAPTATKLLGGAQIYIKLEGLANTGAHKINNAIGQCLLAKKMGKTRIIAETGAGQHGVATAAACAKLGLECIVYMGEVDVRRQQPNVAAMELYGAKVRAVTSGSRTLKDAVNEAMRDWAANFENTHYVLGSALGPAPFPDIVREFQSVIGYEVKEQCEQRGIKIGAMVACVGGGSNSIGFFSPFINKKEPRLIGAEAGGIGPNVGENASRMTGNAARDGILQGYKSRFLLDDDGQALPTRSISAGLDYCGIGPQLAALGKSGRVEFCAIKDDEALDAVSFFAKNEGILFALESAHAGAAAMKIAKEMPADQAVIINMSGRGDKDVFITSPVFRREEWINFLHAEIERLEENKDIHNAKIMQTK